A single Dermacentor albipictus isolate Rhodes 1998 colony chromosome 3, USDA_Dalb.pri_finalv2, whole genome shotgun sequence DNA region contains:
- the LOC135898699 gene encoding very long chain fatty acid elongase AAEL008004-like has protein sequence MTLSFGLTFLMQKLYSISDPRTRDFPVVLNPFFVFPMVAAYLYFVKVAGPRWMKNREPFRIINVIRVYNVIMVVVNCVSLVMILIPTYLPGGTYSLWCQGIEGNSPEEHLDYYKYAWIFIAWRYADLLDTVFFVLRKKFNQVTHLHVIHHTIVVVNIWFYGRFAPAGQPALGIALNTFVHIVMYAYYFLASFGPRMQKYLWWKRYLTTLQIVQFIIIIAHMSVPLFVECGFPRQAVYVANTQTFLILCLFVNFYVRSYTRGNKPVAQGLKHARGENGTASAENAKTR, from the coding sequence ATGACGCTGAGCTTCGGTCTGACTTTCCTAATGCAGAAACTGTATTCCATCTCGGATCCCAGAACCAGGGACTTCCCCGTCGTGCTCAACCCTTTCTTCGTTTTTCCCATGGTGGCCGCTTATCTATATTTCGTCAAGGTGGCCGGTCCACGGTGGATGAAGAACAGGGAACCATTTCGCATCATCAACGTCATACGCGTTTACAACGTCATCATGGTAGTCGTGAACTGCGTGTCCCTCGTCATGATTCTCATCCCAACGTATCTGCCAGGAGGCACGTACAGCCTATGGTGCCAAGGAATAGAGGGAAACTCGCCCGAGGAGCACCTCGATTACTATAAGTACGCCTGGATCTTTATCGCGTGGCGCTACGCCGACCTTCTCGACACCGTGTTCTTCGTGCTGCGCAAAAAGTTCAACCAAGTGACTCACCTTCACGTCATCCACCACACGATCGTTGTGGTCAACATTTGGTTCTACGGCCGATTTGCGCCCGCAGGTCAGCCGGCGCTTGGCATAGCGCTCAACACATTCGTGCATATAGTCATGTACGCGTATTACTTCCTCGCAAGCTTCGGTCCTCGAATGCAGAAGTACCTGTGGTGGAAGAGGTACCTGACGACGCTTCAGATAGtccagttcatcatcatcatcgcccaCATGTCCGTGCCTCTTTTCGTCGAGTGCGGATTTCCAAGACAGGCTGTGTACGTCGCCAACACTCAGACATTCCTGATACTGTGCCTTTTCGTGAACTTTTACGTTCGATCATACACGCGCGGCAATAAGCCGGTAGCTCAAGGTCTAAAACATGCCAGGGGGGAGAATGGAACAGCGTCGGCAGAAAACGCGAAGACAAGGTAA